One genomic region from Zalophus californianus isolate mZalCal1 chromosome 2, mZalCal1.pri.v2, whole genome shotgun sequence encodes:
- the FGF5 gene encoding fibroblast growth factor 5 isoform X2, translating to MSKKGKLHASYLTLKSREAEGMCSPQNLSQSFTQAKFTDDCKFRERFQENSYNTYASAIHRTEPAGREWYVALNKRGKAKRGCSPRVKPQHISTHFLPRFRQLEQPELSFTVTVPEKKKPPSPGKPKVPVSAPRKSPNTVKYRLKFRFG from the exons AtgtcaaaaaaaggaaaactccatGCAAGT TATTTGACTTTAAAGtccagagaagcagaggggaTGTGTTCGCCGCAGAACTTATCACAGAGTTTTACACAG GCCAAATTTACAGATGATTGCAAGTTCAGGGAACGATTTCAGGAAAACAGCTATAATACTTATGCCTCAGCAATACACAGAACTGAGCCAGCGGGCCGGGAGTGGTATGTGGCCCTCAACAAGAGAGGGAAAGCTAAGCGGGGCTGCAGCCCCCGGGTCAAACCCCAGCACATCTCCACCCACTTTCTGCCAAGATTCAGGCAGCTAGAGCAGCCAGAACTTTCTTTCACGGTTACTGTTCCTGAGAAGAAAAAGCCACCCAGTCCTGGGAAGCCAAAGGTGCCCGTGTCTGCCCCTCGGAAGAGTCCCAACACCGTGAAATACAGACTCAAGTTTCGCTTTGGATAA
- the FGF5 gene encoding fibroblast growth factor 5 isoform X1 has protein sequence MSLSFLLLLFLSHLILSAWAQGEKHLAPKGQPGPTAAGRNPGGASSSRSSSGTTSSSSSSVSSSPGASLGNQGSGLEQSSFQWSPSGRRTGSLYCRVGIGFHLQIYPDGKVNGSHEANMLSVLEIFAVSQGIVGIRGVFSNKFLAMSKKGKLHASAKFTDDCKFRERFQENSYNTYASAIHRTEPAGREWYVALNKRGKAKRGCSPRVKPQHISTHFLPRFRQLEQPELSFTVTVPEKKKPPSPGKPKVPVSAPRKSPNTVKYRLKFRFG, from the exons ATGAGCttgtccttcctcctcctcctcttcctcagccaCCTAATCCTCAGCGCCTGGGCTCAAGGGGAGAAGCACCTCGCCCCCAAAGGGCAACCCGGACCCACTGCCGCCGGTCGGAACCCGGGGGGCGCCAGCAGCAGCCGGAGCAGCAGTGGCACGacgtcttcctcttcttcctccgtCTCCTCCTCCCCCGGGGCTTCTCTGGGCAACCAAGGAAGCGGCTTGGAGCAGAGCAGTTTCCAGTGGAGCCCCTCGGGGCGCCGGACCGGCAGCCTCTACTGCAGAGTGGGCATCGGTTTCCATCTGCAGATCTACCCGGATGGCAAAGTCAATGGCTCCCATGAAGCCAATATGTTAA gtgttttggaaatatttgctGTGTCTCAGGGGATTGTAGGAATTCGAGGCGTTTTCAGCAACAAATTTTTAGCGAtgtcaaaaaaaggaaaactccatGCAAGT GCCAAATTTACAGATGATTGCAAGTTCAGGGAACGATTTCAGGAAAACAGCTATAATACTTATGCCTCAGCAATACACAGAACTGAGCCAGCGGGCCGGGAGTGGTATGTGGCCCTCAACAAGAGAGGGAAAGCTAAGCGGGGCTGCAGCCCCCGGGTCAAACCCCAGCACATCTCCACCCACTTTCTGCCAAGATTCAGGCAGCTAGAGCAGCCAGAACTTTCTTTCACGGTTACTGTTCCTGAGAAGAAAAAGCCACCCAGTCCTGGGAAGCCAAAGGTGCCCGTGTCTGCCCCTCGGAAGAGTCCCAACACCGTGAAATACAGACTCAAGTTTCGCTTTGGATAA